Genomic DNA from Streptococcus uberis:
TTACATTTCCTGATGGTGCCGTAAGAGAGTTTGAATCTGGCATCACAACTTTTGACATTGCACAATCTATTAGTAATTCCCTTGCTAAAAAAGCTTTAGCTGGAAAATTCAATGGTCAATTAATTGATACTAATCGTCCTATTGACACAGATGGTAGTATTGAAATTGTGACTCCTGACCATGAAGATGCTTTTGGCGTTTTACGTCATTCTGCAGCACACTTATTTGCTCAGGCAGCAAAACGCTTGTTCCCAGACATTCATTTAGGTGTTGGCCCTGCCATTGCTGAAGGATTTTACTATGACACTGATAATAGTTCAGGCCAAATTTCTAATGAAGACCTTCCTCGAATTGAAGCAGAGATGCAAAAAATTGTTAAAGAAAATTATCCATGTATTCGTGAAGAAGTCACCAAAGAAGAAGCTTTAGAGATTTTTAAAGACGATCCCTACAAAATTGAATTAATCAATGAACACTCAGATGATGCTGCTGGATTAACCATCTATCGTCAAGGTGAGTTTGTGGACTTGTGCCGAGGCCCTCATGTGCCATCAACAGGACGGATTCAAGTCTTCCACCTTTTAAATGTAGCAGGTGCCTATTGGCGTGGTAATAGTGATAATGCTATGATGCAACGTGTTTATGGTACGGCTTGGTTTGATAAGAAAGACCTTAAAGCTTACTTGACCCGTCTTGAAGAAGCTAAAGAACGTGACCATAGAAAACTTGGTAAAGAACTTGACCTGTTTATGATTAGTCAGGAAGTAGGGCAAGGGTTACCATTCTGGCTACCAGATGGCGCAACCATTCGACGTACTCTAGAGCGTTATATCACAGATAAAGAGTTAGCATCGGGTTATCAACATGTTTACACCCCACCTTTAGCTTCTGTTGAACTCTACAAAACCTCTGGTCACTGGGAGCATTACCAAGAAGACATGTTCCCAACCATGGATATGGGAGATGGAGAAGAATTTGTTCTTCGACCAATGAACTGTCCTCACCATATTCAAGTCTATAAAAACCACGTGCATTCTTACCGTGAGTTGCCTATTCGAATCGCAGAGCTTGGTATGATGCACCGCTATGAAAAATCAGGGGCTTTATCTGGACTTCAACGTGTTCGTGAGATGACTCTGAATGACGGGCACCTTTTCGTCACACCAGAACAAATCCAGGAAGAATTCCAACGTGCTCTTCAATTAATCATTGATGTTTATGAAGACTTTAACCTAACAGATTATCGTTTCCGTCTATCATACCGTGATCCAAAAGATACTGAAAAATACTATGATAACGACGAGATGTGGGAAAATGCGCAAAGCATGTTAAAAGCAGCCCTTGATGAAATGGGTGTGGAATACTTTGAGGCAGAAGGGGAAGCAGCTTTCTATGGTCCTAAGTTAGACATTCAAGTGAAAACAGCTCTTGGTAACGAAGAAACCCTTTCAACCATCCAATTGGACTTCCTCCTTCCAGAACGCTTCGATTTGAAATACATTGGAGCTGACGGCGAAGAACACCGTCCAGTTATGATTCACCGTGGTGTTATTTCAACCATGGAACGCTTCACTGCTATCCTTATTGAAACCTATAAAGGAGCCTTTCCAACTTGGTTGGCACCTCATCAAGTGACGGTTATCCCAATTTCAAATGAGGCTCATATTGATTATGCTTGGGAAGTTGCTAAAGCCTTACGTGATCGTGGCATCAGAGCAGATGTTGATGACCGAAATGAGAAAATGCAATATAAAATCCGTGCTTCTCAAACCAGCAAAATTCCTTACCAATTAATTGTTGGTGATAAAGAAATGGAAGACAAATCAGTCAATGTCCGTCGTTACGGTAGCAAAGCAACGCATACAGAAAGCCTATCAGAATTTATGGATACCATTTTGGCAGATATTGCTCGCAAATCAAGACCAGTTGAAGACTAAAAAAAGTTCGCTTATGGCGAACTTTTTTTAGCATTTTACCAAGCAAAAGCATTGGTTGGTGCCTTGAGATAATCTAACCAAGCGGGGTCTTTTAGTCGAGCTAATGTAACAGATATGCCAGACATATCTAAGCTGGTCATGTATTTTCCATTTTTGATAAAGTGGATATGAAGACCTTCAAGATCTAATAATTGGCAAATATCATTTAGAAAAATACCTTGCTCCAAATCAGTTGCGGTGCCTAAATTATTAACAAGTAGGATAAAATCTTCTCTTTCTTGCCAATGAAATTTGATCTGTAATTTATTGATTATTTCAACGGCTAAGTGTTCTGACGAACTAAAAGGAACTGTTCGATAGCCTTCTTCACCATGAATGCCAATACCAAAGGAAATATGATCCTCTGGTAAATCAAATAAAGGTAGGGCAGCATTTGGGAAACGTGCTGACTTTGTCGCGAAGCCGATAGTCGCAATTTCAGTTGCTAAGTCAAAGGCTATTTTTTCCAACTGTTCTAGGCTCACACCATTTTGAGCGGCTTGTCCTAAGATTTTATGGAGCAATATGGTTCCTGCAAGTCCACGGTGTCGCATTTGAAAATTTTTTTGTGGTTCGACTGAAATGTCATCATGGGAAACGATGTATTTGACTTGGATGCCCTCTTTTCGAGCGAGGGTAATTGCTTTGCTAAATTCACGAATATCGGCATCGAAATTTTTAATAATGACAAATACGCCTTTACCCTTGTCTAAAAATCGGATGGCTTCAAGAATGTGATCATAAGTCGGTGGGGTAAATAAGTCACCGTAGACCGCAGCTGTTAACATCCCATCACCAACAAAGCCAATATGAGCGGGTTCATGACCTGAACCACCTCCAGATAGAATGGGAACTTTTTCAGGGTCATGATGCCTGTTATAGATAATTGGAAAATCTGGGACTTTCTCTAAATGAGAGTGAATATCTAGCATTCCTTTAATATATTGAGGGATCATTTGTTGTTTATGGTTCTGAATGGTAATCATATTTACTCCTAAATGTCTTCAAAACTTGCAAGAATAATCTTTTTTATCATTGTTAGGTCAGGGTGGTAGTTATTTTGGCTAACAAAAGCACGAATCATATCAGCAAGTGCTCGAGAATGGTATGTTTTTAAGAATTGGCGGTATTGAGGTGACAATTCCAAGTGATAGTTATGCTCATGTTCAGAGATAATCTTTTCCATTAAGACTAAGCAATAATCTCCAAAGTAGGAATAAAAATCATTTTGATCCCGAATCGAGAAAAGTTGCGCATAGAAACTTTTGTTAAGACTGAAATAGAAGAGAAGTTCTTCTAATAATTGAAAACCAGAAATGTAGTTTAAGTTATTGGTCACTTGCTCTTGTAACTCTGTCTCAAAAATCCAATCCAGCAGTTCAAATTTGTCAACAAAATAATTGTAGAAGGTTTGGCGTCGGATGCCTGCCTGATCCATAATATCGACAACTGAAATTTTCTCAATTGGCTTTTTTTCCAGCTGTTTTTTAAAGGCCTTGGCAATTCTTTTTTTAGTAATTAATGATGTTGCCATAAGTCTTCCTTTCCTTGATAATTCCGCATTCTAACTCTACTTTACCAAATTATATGAGAAAAAGAAAAGGACAAATAAGGAAATCTGTCCCTTATCAAGATTGCTAAAGTAGGATAAACTGAAAGCGTAAACAAAAAAGGAGGCAATCAAATGAAAAAGATTATGAACAATCCAGGTCAAATCGTTGACGACATGTTACAAGGTTTATCCTATATGCATGGGGACTTAGTGGAACGATTAGATGGATATGATGTTATTGTTCGAAAAGCTGCTAAAGATGGGAAAGTAGCCATTATTTCAGGTGGTGGTTCTGGACATGAACCTTCTCATGCAGGATTTGTTGGAGAAGGAATGCTTTCAGCAGCAATCTGTGGAGCTGTCTTTACCTCACCAACTCCAGATCAAATTTTAGAAGCCATAAAAGCAGCAGATGAAGGTGCGGGCGTCTTTATGGTTATTAAGAATTATTCTGGTGATATCATGAATTTTGAAATGGCGCAAGAATTAGCAGAGATGGAAGGCATTGCTATTTCAAGTGTTGTTGTTGATGACGATATTGCAGTTGAGAATAGCCTCTACACACAGGGCAAACGTGGAGTTGCAGGTACAATACTAGTGCATAAAATCTTAGGTTATGCTGCGCATCAAGGAAAATCATTGGAAGAAATCAAGGCAATAGCTGATGCATTAGTTCCACAAATAAAAACCATAGGGTTAGCTCTCACTGGAGCAACAGTTCCTGAAGTTGGTAAACCAGGATTTGTCTTAGCAGATGATGAATTTGAATATGGTGTAGGTATCCATGGAGAACCTGGTTATAAGAAAGAAAAAATGAAAGCCTCAAAAGAGCTAGCGGCAGAGTTAGTCGGTAAATTGGACCAAGAATTCCAGATGGAAGCGGGTCAATCATATGCTCTCTTAATTAACGGACTTGGCGGAACACCATTAATGGAACAATATGTTTTTGCAAATGATGTTGCGCAACTTTTAGAAGAAAAAAATATTACCGTTGCTTACAAAAAAATTGGTAATTATATGACCTCAATAGAAATGGCTGGATTGTCACTGACCCTCTTAAAATTAGAAAATCAACAATGGCTAGAGGCGTTGCAAGCAAATGTTATAACCCCAGCTTGGTAAGGAGAAATGATGGATATTCAACATGTAGAAAAATGGATGCGTCTATTTAATGACAAAATTAAAGAACATAAAGACTACTTGAGTGAGTTAGATACTCCAATTGGAGATGGTGACCATGGTGGGAATATGGCAAGAGGTATGGCAGCCGTTATTGCTGCTATGGAAGAAAAGACATTTGATAGCACTGCGGATTTGTTCAAAATGGTTTCTTTACAGTTGATTAGTAAAGTCGGTGGTGCCTCTGGTCCGCTTTATGGCTCTGCCTTTATGGGAATGGCTAAGGTTGCTCAAACCTCCTCCTCAAGTGAGATATTATCAGAAGGCTTAGCGATGATCCAAAAACGTGGAAAAGCCGAAAAAGGTGAAAAAACCATGGTGGATGTCTGGATTCCAGTCATTGAGGCTCTTGGTCAAGGGCAATTGGAAAAAGAGACCATTTGGGATGCTGTCAAGGCGACTGAGCCACTTGTTGCGACAAAAGGACGGGCTTCTTATGTGGGTGATCGTTCAAAAGGGCATATTGATCCGGGGTCATACTCATCAGGTCTCTTGTTTGAAGCTATGTTGGAAGCTGAGGTGGTTTAGTGTCTGAATTAGGTATTTTAATCGTTTCCCATTCAAAACATATCGCCCAAGGGGTTTATGATTTGGTTCAAGAAGTGGCCAAAGATGTGTCTATTACCTTTGTTGGTGGTGATCCTGATGGTGGTATTGGTACGAGCTTTGACCAGGTGCAACAGATTGTAGATGACAATCCTAAAGAAAAGCTTTTGGCCTTTTTTGACTTGGGTTCTGCTAGGATGAACCTTGAAATGGTTGCTGATTTCTCTGATAAGGAGATTCATATTGTTCAAGTACCAATTGTTGAGGGAACCTATACAGCAGCTGCTTTGATTCAAGCAGGTTTGGATCAAGACGGTATTTTAGCGCAATTGACTGAATTAGAGATTAATAAGTAAGGAGATTAGGATGTCATTTATTGGTGAATTTTTAGGAACACTGATTCTTGTTCTTTTAGGTGATGGTGTTGTTTCGGCAGTCTGTTTGAAAAAAACCAAGGCTGAAGCTAGTGGTTGGATTGCGATTGTATTAGGTTGGGGATTAGCTGTTGCCGTTGCGGTCTATATTACTGGATTTATGAGTGGTGCTCATTTGAATCCAGCTGTTACCTTAGCAATGGCTGCAACTGGAGCCTTGTCTTGGGGACAAGTGCCGGTCTATCTCATCGCACAAATGCTAGGTGCAATGGTTGGTGCCTTACTTGTTTATTTACATTACTTTCCACATTGGCAAGAAACAAAAGATTCTGCAACTGTTTTAGCTTGTTTTTCAACGGGGCCAGCTATCCGTCATACATGGTCAAATTTCTTAGGTGAGGCCCTAGGAACAGCAGTCTTGGTGATTACAGTTATGGCAATTGGACCAAATAAAGTTGCTCAAGGCTTTGGTCCCCTCATTGTTGGTTTAGTGGTTATGGCAGTTGGTTTCTCACTTGGTGGAACAACAGGCTATGCGATTAACCCAGCTCGTGATCTTGGTCCACGCATCATGCACTCGATTCTACCGATTCCTAATAAAAGTGATTCGGATTGGTCTTATGCCTGGATTCCTGTTGTAGCACCAATTGTAGGCGGTGTAGTAGGGGCTTTGATTTTCCAAATGGTATTAAATACAATGGCTTAACCTTCGAAAGAGACTTGCTTGCAAGTCTTTTTCGTTTTTTTAAGCTGAATTTTATTCGAGATTGGGCTATAATAAGAAAATGACTAATGAGAAATGGAGGAGGTTACAATGACTCTTGAAAAACGCTATAAGACACTTAGAAACCTTTCTCTGTTAGGATGGAGAAAAGAAGAATTAGCTCTTTTCTCTGACCAGAAAATGATTGATGATCGGATTGGATCACCTGTTTTTCTTCGTTTTTGGAAAAAAGCTCAAAAAACGTATCCTGGTAAAGTCTTACTCAAGATAATCCTGGATATGAGTAAGATGCCCTTAGAACTTTCTGGAGAATTGTCAGAAACACAAGCCTTATTAAAAAGGTTTCATCCTGACTT
This window encodes:
- the dhaL gene encoding dihydroxyacetone kinase subunit DhaL, with the translated sequence MDIQHVEKWMRLFNDKIKEHKDYLSELDTPIGDGDHGGNMARGMAAVIAAMEEKTFDSTADLFKMVSLQLISKVGGASGPLYGSAFMGMAKVAQTSSSSEILSEGLAMIQKRGKAEKGEKTMVDVWIPVIEALGQGQLEKETIWDAVKATEPLVATKGRASYVGDRSKGHIDPGSYSSGLLFEAMLEAEVV
- the thrS gene encoding threonine--tRNA ligase, with protein sequence MINITFPDGAVREFESGITTFDIAQSISNSLAKKALAGKFNGQLIDTNRPIDTDGSIEIVTPDHEDAFGVLRHSAAHLFAQAAKRLFPDIHLGVGPAIAEGFYYDTDNSSGQISNEDLPRIEAEMQKIVKENYPCIREEVTKEEALEIFKDDPYKIELINEHSDDAAGLTIYRQGEFVDLCRGPHVPSTGRIQVFHLLNVAGAYWRGNSDNAMMQRVYGTAWFDKKDLKAYLTRLEEAKERDHRKLGKELDLFMISQEVGQGLPFWLPDGATIRRTLERYITDKELASGYQHVYTPPLASVELYKTSGHWEHYQEDMFPTMDMGDGEEFVLRPMNCPHHIQVYKNHVHSYRELPIRIAELGMMHRYEKSGALSGLQRVREMTLNDGHLFVTPEQIQEEFQRALQLIIDVYEDFNLTDYRFRLSYRDPKDTEKYYDNDEMWENAQSMLKAALDEMGVEYFEAEGEAAFYGPKLDIQVKTALGNEETLSTIQLDFLLPERFDLKYIGADGEEHRPVMIHRGVISTMERFTAILIETYKGAFPTWLAPHQVTVIPISNEAHIDYAWEVAKALRDRGIRADVDDRNEKMQYKIRASQTSKIPYQLIVGDKEMEDKSVNVRRYGSKATHTESLSEFMDTILADIARKSRPVED
- the dhaS gene encoding dihydroxyacetone kinase transcriptional activator DhaS, producing the protein MATSLITKKRIAKAFKKQLEKKPIEKISVVDIMDQAGIRRQTFYNYFVDKFELLDWIFETELQEQVTNNLNYISGFQLLEELLFYFSLNKSFYAQLFSIRDQNDFYSYFGDYCLVLMEKIISEHEHNYHLELSPQYRQFLKTYHSRALADMIRAFVSQNNYHPDLTMIKKIILASFEDI
- the dhaQ gene encoding DhaKLM operon coactivator DhaQ, producing the protein MITIQNHKQQMIPQYIKGMLDIHSHLEKVPDFPIIYNRHHDPEKVPILSGGGSGHEPAHIGFVGDGMLTAAVYGDLFTPPTYDHILEAIRFLDKGKGVFVIIKNFDADIREFSKAITLARKEGIQVKYIVSHDDISVEPQKNFQMRHRGLAGTILLHKILGQAAQNGVSLEQLEKIAFDLATEIATIGFATKSARFPNAALPLFDLPEDHISFGIGIHGEEGYRTVPFSSSEHLAVEIINKLQIKFHWQEREDFILLVNNLGTATDLEQGIFLNDICQLLDLEGLHIHFIKNGKYMTSLDMSGISVTLARLKDPAWLDYLKAPTNAFAW
- the dhaM gene encoding dihydroxyacetone kinase phosphoryl donor subunit DhaM; this encodes MSELGILIVSHSKHIAQGVYDLVQEVAKDVSITFVGGDPDGGIGTSFDQVQQIVDDNPKEKLLAFFDLGSARMNLEMVADFSDKEIHIVQVPIVEGTYTAAALIQAGLDQDGILAQLTELEINK
- the dhaK gene encoding dihydroxyacetone kinase subunit DhaK produces the protein MKKIMNNPGQIVDDMLQGLSYMHGDLVERLDGYDVIVRKAAKDGKVAIISGGGSGHEPSHAGFVGEGMLSAAICGAVFTSPTPDQILEAIKAADEGAGVFMVIKNYSGDIMNFEMAQELAEMEGIAISSVVVDDDIAVENSLYTQGKRGVAGTILVHKILGYAAHQGKSLEEIKAIADALVPQIKTIGLALTGATVPEVGKPGFVLADDEFEYGVGIHGEPGYKKEKMKASKELAAELVGKLDQEFQMEAGQSYALLINGLGGTPLMEQYVFANDVAQLLEEKNITVAYKKIGNYMTSIEMAGLSLTLLKLENQQWLEALQANVITPAW
- a CDS encoding MIP/aquaporin family protein — translated: MSFIGEFLGTLILVLLGDGVVSAVCLKKTKAEASGWIAIVLGWGLAVAVAVYITGFMSGAHLNPAVTLAMAATGALSWGQVPVYLIAQMLGAMVGALLVYLHYFPHWQETKDSATVLACFSTGPAIRHTWSNFLGEALGTAVLVITVMAIGPNKVAQGFGPLIVGLVVMAVGFSLGGTTGYAINPARDLGPRIMHSILPIPNKSDSDWSYAWIPVVAPIVGGVVGALIFQMVLNTMA